The window TCGGAGCGGACCGCCCGGGGGTGGTCCCAGAGTGACGCGGTACGGGCACTCAGAGCACACGCAGCCGAACCACTGCCCTCCGACAACGCCCTGTTGCGCAACTTGAAGCGGTGGGAAGCCGGTAGCTCCGAGCCCGATGTCTTTTACAAGACGCTGATCGCCAAGACCTATGGCACCGTCACAGCCGCATTCTTCCCTCGCCAGGGTGGGGCACACGTCGAAGCGGACCTGCTGGCGGACAGTGGCCTGGAAACCCTGGAGATTCTCTCTCGCATTCGCGCCTCGGATGTCTCGGCAGCCATGCTTGATGCACTTCGCATTGCGGCCGATCGGCTCTGCTGCGAGTACCCCTACGCTCCCCCGTATCAGCTCTATGTCGAGGGGAAGGCGTGGCTTCGACGCCTCACGAGCCTCATGGATCGCCGTTTAACGCTCGCGCAGCACAAAGAGGTTCTATCGCTTGCTGGTCTGGTTGCCTTGCTCGTAGGGTGCGTCGAATACGACTTAGGGCTACGGCGGGAAGCGGAAAGCACCCGTAAGGCTGCGCTAGCCCTTGGCGAGGAGGCGGGCGACGCTGCAGTTGTCGGGTGGGCGCACGAAATGCGCGCGTGGTACGCGCTGACGCAGGGCGACTACCGGGGAGCGATAGCCGCCGCTGATATTGGAGCGGCAAAGGCCCCCGGCCAAAGTGTTGCTGTGCAGCTAGCAGCGCAGCAGGCTAAGGCATGGGCACGTATCGGAGACCGCAGACAAGTGGAGACGGCACTTGATCGGGGCCGGTCACTCCTGGAATCACTGCCCTACCCAGAGGATACCGACCACCATTTTGTGGTTGATCCGTCGAAGTTCGACTTCTACGCGATGGACTGCTACCGGCTGGCACGAGAAGACCGGCTGGCCGGGATTTATGCCCATGAAGTCATACGGTCTTCCACGGATCCGGACGGCACCGAACGAAAGCCCATGAGGAACGCCGAGGCTCGTTTGACACTAGGTGTGGTATCGGCGCGCAGAGGGGAGATTGAGGAGGCAGTGGCCTACGGCCGACAAGCGCTGTCGGGCGACCGCAGGTCCCTACCGTCACTCCTCATGTGCTCCCGAGAGCTACGGCAACTGTTGCAGGAGCAAGTACCCAAACACCCTGAGGCGCTAGCCTTCCTGGACGAGCTACGAGTCCTCAGCAACCCAGCAGGCTCCCGGTAGCCCAGGAATCCATCCACGGGTGTTGCAGTCAGGGCAACAGATCCGGTTTCGCCCATCTCCGAACACAGCCTCGCCGGATCCTGCACACAGCTGGCAGGTCGAAGCGAAGGGCGGCCGGTCCGGCATGAGATGTCTCAATTCCGGGTAGCGGCGCGCTGCCTGGACGTGGGCGAACTCGTGCTCGCTCGCATCGGCGGGGCGCAACCTACCGTCGTCTTCGTCGATGAACACCTCGCCCGACTCTGACATGACGAAGGAGATCCCCAGGGTGCCGTAGACACCGAGCAGTCCGAGTTCCCGCGCCATCGCGGCAGCGGGATGGGCGGACGAAGCTTGGTCTTCGACGAGCCTCGCAAAGTACCCGGGAGCGCCCACGAGGCAAACATACTCGGGATCGCTCGTCGGTAGCGCCCCGTCATTCGGGGTCGCCGGTCCGTAGGTTGTCGACTATGGTCGGACGTACCTGACGAACGTGAGCACCCTTCCGGCGAGGCTGCTCCGCGACCGGGGAGGCCAGTTCGGCGAGCGTTGACGTGGTCAAGACCCGGCTGAGCAGGGGCCTGCGAAGCATGTCCCTTTCTCAGTTGACCTGCTCTCTTCTCAATGTTCCGGCTCCGCCTGGCGGGTTCTCAGCCAAGGTGCTCAGGCTGTCGGGGTACGGCCTGGCGTGCAACGCTGCGTACGGGGTGGATGTGCGTAGCCGGGCCGAACTCGCTCGGCCGTCGGTTGACCGTCGGCGGTCTATGGTGGGGCGATGTCCGAGCAATGGTCCTTGACCGTCGACTGCGCGCGCCCGCGCGAACTGGCCGTGTTCTGGTGCCTCGCGCTGGGGTACGTCCCGGCCGCCCCACCAGAAGGGTTCGCCACCTGGGAAGCATGGCAGACCCATTTCAAGGTTCCCGAGGACGAGTGGGACGACGGCGCCTTCATCGAGGACCCAGACGGCGTCCAGCCCGGTGTGTCGTTCCTGAAGGTGCCGGAACCGAAGGTAGTCAAGAACCGCATGCACTTCGACATCCGCGTCGGCGGAGGTCGGCAGGAGCCGTCCGAGATGCGCTGGCCGCAGGTCCAGGCGGTGGTCGACAAGCTGGTGGCGGCGGGCGGCACCCTGCTCCGGGTGGACGAATCAAACGGTACGCCTGACCACTTGACGATGGCAGACCCAGAGGGCAACGAGTTCGACGTCCTTTAGTGCGGCCGCCGGGCAGCTGGCCGCCGGACCCGGATGGGCGTATCGAACGCTCGTTCTCACCCCGCTACGCCTACAGGACAAGGCATTCAAGTCAGCCAGGGCTACAAGGCCAGCCGTGACCCCTGCAAGATCAGCCGTACTCACACTTACCGCGCGGATCTTGATGGCCGCGACGGTCGACGAGGTCATCGCCCAGCTCGTGCGCTGCCGCTGGCCTCAGCTCGGCCGCCGCGATGGCCCTGCGCGCCCAGCAGGAAGTGACCGAAGTCGAGGAGACCGCCGCTCAGTACATGTAGTCGCCCACCCTCGTCTGCTGATGATCCACAGCGGCTGTTCGACTTGACACGCCGGGGATGTGTCAGACCAAGCGCATCCGATCGCCCGGCTCAATCGCCCGGCTCAGCTGAGGCGGGCGGCGAGGGTGTCGAGGTCGTCGACGAACCAGACCTGCCGGCCCCGGTTCGACTCAACGACCAGGTCACGCAGCGCCGTACTGCCGGCGGTGTGGCCGGTGATGTCGCCGACCACGACCAACCGTAGCCGGTAGTTGACGAACTTCTGCATGATGCCGCCGGCCAGCCCGCTGCGCAGCGCGAAGAAGCGTTCGTCCAGCCGCGCGACCGGGATCGCGACGATCTCGGCACCGGCGAACGTCTGACCGATCACGTCCAGCGCGTCCTGCTCGCCAGCGATTTTCGGCCCGTCGGCGGTGCAGACCAGCACCGGTACGCCGGCCAGTTCGACGATCTCGTCAGCCATCGTCTCCAGCCCTCTCCCCGCTGTCCGTACGGAACATTCCGCTGCCCGCCCGCGTCACCGCGTCGATGGTGGACAGAATCTCGGCGACCGCGTCCGGGCCACCGAAGACGACGATCTTCAGCCGGTCTCGCGCCGGGTCGTACCCGGTCTGCAGCCGCAGCGGCGGCGCGGCCGACGCCCGGCTGCCGCCCTGCGCCCCGGCGACCAGCAGGGTGCTCAACCGGTCGGCGTCGGCGGACGTCAACCCGTCGATGTCGACCACCGCGGAGACCTCGACCACCGGGTCGGCCGGCTCGGCGGAGCCTGCGGCCCCGGCCGGGCGGCCGGTGAACGCGTCGAGGTCGGCCGGTGCGATCCGGTACTGCTTGCCGATCCGTACGGCCGGCAGCCGTCCGTCCCGGATGTAACTACGCACCGTACGCACATGCAGGTCAAGCTGCTCTGCGACTTCCTCCACCGAGAGCCACGACTTCGCCATTCTTCCCCATCAGCATCTTTTTCCCGTACGGCGGGGAAGTTTAGCGTATCAGCCGGTCGCCGACTACGATCCGGGCCGGTCACCGCCCGCCACCCCGGTTTGTCGCACCGGGGCGATACAACTTCTCGGGTACGGATCACCGGTCCGCAGCCCCGCCGTCTGAGATGACGGCTGACGACGGCTGCGGTCGACACGCCTGGAGGGCAACCCAGTGGACGCGGACGACGCCGCCTGGCAGCGGCGAAGCATGGTACGGATGGTGCCCACCGCACGACCCCGCAAGCTGGCGAAGGTCCCCTTCGTCGAGATGGCGGACGGACGCCTGCAGGGCGTCGTTTCCAGCGGCTCGGACATCGGGCGGGTGTACGTGTCGTCGGTCGCCGCCGGCAACTACGAGGTCAGTTGCAGCACCAACAACAACCGGCCGTGCGGCGGGCTGCGCGGCGGTGACTACGCGTGCAACCACCTGACCGCGCTCGCCGACGAGGCCGTCGTGCAGTACGGCGGCGACCGGGTCGCCCGCTTCCTGCGGCTGGAAACCAACGACGAGGTGACCACCGGCAACGAGATCTTCTGGGCGATCGGCCGGACCACCCTGGCCGGCGCGTCGCCGGCGGCGGCCGTGTTCAGCCGGTTCCTGCATCACTTGTCCTACCTGGACCTACCGGGGGCGGTCGAGCCGCTGCCCGAGCTGAGCTGGTTCCCGGCCGGGGCGGGGGCCCGCTGATGCGCGGGGCACAGCTCGACGACCTGCGCGACGGCGTACCGGCCGGGGTCGCTGAAGCGCTCGACGTGGTCGACCGGTTCGACCAGGCGATGACCGGCGGCCTCGGCCGGCTCGACCCGCAGGGTACGGCGGCCCTGGCCGACCTGGCCGGCGCGGTCTCGGCCACCCCGCTCGGCGCGGCGGCTGCCGAAGCCGTCGACAAGGTCACCGCCGGCTCGGTCGGCGAGGAGCAGTTACTGCTGCTGGCCGCCGCCCGTACGGCCGTGGTGGGCGCGGTGCACGACGCGCTGCGGGACCGGCTCGACGGCACGCTCGGCCGCGACCGGGCGCAGTGGACGGCACCGACCACGGCAGCCGCCCCGGCCGACGGACGGCTGCTGGCGGCCCGCTCCTGGCTGGCCGAGCTGGCCCTGGCGGGCTGGCGCAACGTCGACCACGACCTGGTGTCGGCCAGCCAGCAGGCACTGACCGCGCTGCTCGCCGACCCGGCCCGCCGCCGGATCGCGGTGCTGCTCGACGGGCTCGCCGACGAGCTGCGCTACTCCAGCCCGGTGGCCACCATGGAGCGGATTCCGGCCCGTCGCTGGGCCGACCTGTGGACCCGCGCCATGCTGCTGACCAGCCCGCCGGGCGGGCCGGCCGCGCCGGAGACGGTCTCCGGCCGGCTGCTGATCGTCGGCGCCGACGTGCAGGAGCACGCGACCGCCGTACAGCTGCAGGTGCACGCGGTGCTGGAGGCCGGCGGCGGGGGTGGCGACGCCGACCGGTCCCGGCTGGTCCGGGTCAACGTCTCCGCCGCCAAGGTCGACACGATCGTCGGTCCGGTGGTGTGGCAGCTGCTCGCGGAGCATCCGGTGCTGCTGGCCGCCCTGGCCGGCCGGCTCAGCCTCGACGTCACCGACCTGCCGCTGCTGCCCGGCGGCGACCTGCTCTGGCGCGACGACCAGGCCCGCCCCGGCGAGCCGACCGACCCGTTCGCCGTGGCCCGGGTGCAGCTCAGCGAGGCGCTCGCCCCGGCCGTACCGCCGCTGGACCGGCACCCGGTCGCCATCGCCGAGCCGGTGCTGCTGGAGGGCTACACGGTGCTCACCGACGACGCCGGGCTCGGCTTCGAGGTCGACGGCACCCGGGTCGCCGTCGACGTCGACCGGCTGCCCGGCTGCGGGCCGATCACCGCCGAACTGCTGGCCAAGTCGTCGGCCTGCATCGGGCTGCTGCGCTGGGACGGTGACGCGGCGGCCGGCCCAGGCTGGTCGGTGCAGCCGATCGGGATGCAGGTGACGGTGAAGCGCAAGCAGGTCGACCTGCACACCGGTGACTGGGCGCAGGGGCCGACCGACGCCAAGGTCGCCAAGGCGGTGGCCCGCTCCGGCGACAGCATCGCGATGCTGCGGGAGCGGGCGGGACGGTTGCTGCGGAAATGACCGATTCGATGATCAACTATCACGAGAACCGGCGCCAGGTGCTCTACTGGCGGCTGCTGGCCCGACTGTTCGACGGGCAGGAGCAGGCCACACTGGAACGCACCAGCATGGCGGTGGTCGACGAGCTGGGGCTGCCGGCCGCGCTGCTCGACCCGGCGGTCTCCATCGACACCGTCGTGCAGCGGTTCCCGGAGCTGGCCGACGAGCTGCCCGGCCTGCTCGTACCGCCGGCTGAGGGCGAGAGCGCCGACGAGCAGCCGGCTGCGGGCGACAGCGCCGGCGAGTCGTCGGTGCAGGTCGGGGGCGACGAGGTACGCCGGGCCGCGCTGGCGTCGAAGCTGCTGCTCAACATCTTCGCCACCGGCAGCGGTGACGTCTCCGCCGGTCAGCTGGCCGGCTGGCAGTCCGACGCCGGCTGGTACCAGCAGGCCTGCGGCGCGACCCCGGGCCGCCGCGACGGGGTGCTCGGCACCATCGAGGCCGACCTGGTCCGCCGGATGCGGCTGCGCGAAGTGCTGGCCGATCCGGCGCTGGCCCGCCAGCTCACCCCGAGCATGTCGCTGATCGAACAGCTGCTGCGGGACAAGTCGAACCTGTCCGGAGTGGCGCTGGCCAACGCCAAGGCGCTGATCCGCCGGTTCGTCGACGAGGTCGCCGAGGTGCTCAAGACCCAGGTGCAGCAGACCAGCGTCGGCACCATCGACCGGTCGGTCCCGCCGAAGCGGGTGTTCCGCAACCTCGATCTGAACCGCACCATCTGGAAGAACCTGCCGAACTGGAGTCCGCAGGACGAGCGGCTCTACGTCGATCGGCTGTACTACAAGCAGACCGCGAAGCGGACCACCCCGGCCCGCATGATCGTCGTCGTCGACCAGTCCGGCTCGATGGTCGACGCGATGGTCAACTGCACCATCCTGGCCTCGATCTTCGCCGGGCTGCCCAAGGTAGACGTGCATCTGGTCGCGTACGACACCCGGGCGTTGGACCTGACGCCGTGGGTGCATGACCCGTTCGAGGTGCTGCTGCGCACCCAGCTCGGCGGCGGCACCGACGGCATGGCCGCGTTGGAGCTGGCCCGGCCGAAGATCGCCGACCCGCGCAACACCGTGCTGGTGTGGATCTCCGACTTCTACGAGTGGAAGTCGCAGGAGGTCTTCAACGGGCTGCAGGCGGTGCACCGCAGCGGCGCCAGGCTGATCCCGGTCGGCTCGGTCTCCAGCGGCGGCCAGCAGAGCGTCAACCCATGGTTCCGGCAGCGACTCAAGGACCAGGGCACCCCGGTGCTGTCCGGGCACGTCCGCAAGCTCGTCGTCGAGCTCAAGAACTTCCTCACCTGATCCCCCTTTCCACTCGCCGTACGAGCCTTTCAATCTAGGAGAAACCGCACCATGACCGCAGAGATGCTGCGCGCCCCCGCCGAGATCAAGTACGCCGAGGAGCTCGACTGGCTCGAATCGATCGACGACAGCCCGAAGCCGTACTCGTGGCGGTTGAGCCCGAAGATGGTGCGCCTGTTCATCCTCGGTTCCGAGCGCGCCGACGGCCTCGACCGGGAGATCCCGCAGAAGTGGTTCGGTGACCGCAGCTTCGTCGAACGCAGCATCGTCACCCTCGCCTCCGACCGGGGGCTGCTGCTGATCGGCGACCCGGGCACCGGCAAGAGCTGGCTGGCCGAGCTGCTCGCCGCCGCGATCTGCCGCAACTCGACCCTGGTGGTGCAGGGCACTGCCGGCACCACCGAGGACCACATCAAGTACTCGTGGAACGTGTCGATGGTGATCGCCAAGGGCCAGTCCCGGCAGTCGATGATCCCGTCGCCGATCATGACCGCGATGGAGCAGGGGGTGATCGGCCGGTTCGAGGAGCTGACCCGCTCCACCAGCGACGTGCAGGACGCGCTGATCTCGATCCTGTCCGAGAAGTACGTCTCCATCCCGGAGCTCGACTCGGACAACATCGTCTTCGCCCAACCCGGATTCTCGATCATCGCCACCGCGAACAGCCGGGACCGGGGCGTCAACGACCTGTCGTCGGCGCTCAAGCGTCGGTTCAACTTCGTCCGGATCCCGGTGATCACGAACAAGCGCAGCGAAGCGGAGATCGTCCGGTTCCGCACCACCGAGCTGCTGCGACGCCACCAGATCGAGCTGGAGGTGCCACCGACCCTGCTGGACGTGCTGCTGCAGAGCTTCGCCGATCTGCGCAAGGCCGCCGCGTCGGCGACCAGCGACGACGAGAAGTTGGAGTCGGCGCTGTCCACTGCCGAGCAGATCGGCGTGCTGGAGGACGCGATCCTGCACAGCCAGTTCTTCGGTGACCGGACGCTGCGCGCCGAGACCCTGGCCAGCTCGATGGTCGGTTCGCTGGCCCGGCGCAGCCCGGAGGACCTGGCGATCCTGAACAAGTTCTGGCACGGGGTGATCGAGCCGCGCAGCAAGGCCGACGGCGGGGAGTGGCCGGCGTTCCTCGAAGGCGGCCGGCAGAGCATTGCGACCCTGTCATGAGCAAGCCCGTCACGAGCAGGCCCGTCACGAGTGCGTCGGTCACGGGTGCGTCGTCGGACAGCCGGTTCGGGGCGTTGCGGGAGCAGTTGGCGGACGCCGCGACGGCGTTCGCCGACTCGCCCGACGCGCTGACCGGCATCCTCGCCGGCCTGGTCGACGACGTCGACCACGCACTCGGCGAGGAGTTGGAGATCTTCCCGGTCTGCCACCACTCGCCGTCGTCGGCGTTGGCGATGGCCCGCCGGCTGCGCGCCAAACAGCCCAAGGTGATCTACCTGGAGCTGTGCGAGGACATGCAGCCGCTGCTGACCGAGCTGCGCAACTGCGAACTGCCGGTGGCGTTGCAGGCCTTCGCCAGCGACCTGGACGGCTTCCCCGCCGGGGCCGGGCCGTTGAGCGTGATCGCACCGATCACCGAGGCGTCCGCCGAGTACCAGGCGATCGCGTACGCGATGGAGACACCGGGCGTGGAACTGCTGCTGGTGGACCGCTCCACCGACCACGTCTTCCAGTGGCAGTCCGACGACCAGACGGATTCGGCCGCTCCGGCAGACGGCGACGACGAGCCGGCGCAGCAGGGCCAGCAGAGCGGGCAGGGCCAGCAGCAGGGCCAGGCAGACGGCGAGGACGATGAGAAGGCGCTGCACGGCGACGCCGTCGGTGTCGGGATCGGCGACCTGCGCCCCGGGTTCGCCGAGCTGGAGGCGTACCTGCTGCACCACGGCAAGGTGCGGCACTGGTCGGAATGGTGGGACCAGTACGTCGAGCAGCCGCTGATCGGCGCGGACCACGACACGTACCGGCAGGTCATGGTCATGATCGGCAGCCTGTTCCGGCGGCTGCGGCCGAGCGACGCGGCGCGGTGCGACCGCGACGAGGACCGGGAACGCTACATGTGGATCCGGATGCGCGAACACCTCGCCGCCTCCGGGGCCGACCCGGCCGACTGCCTGTACGTCTGCGGCGCGTTCCACGCCGCCAGCCGGGTCGAGCAGTTCGGCGTACGGTCGACCGCGCCGTTCGAGATCACCGCGCGGACCGACACCAAGTGGCGGTACGGGCTGATCCCGTCCAGCCACTCGGCGATCGAGGCACAGTTCGGGCTGGCCGGTGGCACGGTGTCGATCGCCGCCAGCACCTGGCAGAAGGCGCTGACCGGCAGCAAGATCATCCCGTACCGGCTGGCCGGGCAGCAGGGCGGCCGCAAGAGCTCGGCCCGCAAGCCGAAGAAGCCGGCGCGGCCAACGACCGCCGGCGGTGGCGGTGGTACGGCGGTCGCCGGCGACGATCGGCTCAGCGGCTTCCTGGCCGCCCCGAGCCGGCCCGGCGAGCTCGACGAGGCCGAGTTGCGCGGCTGGTCGGTCGACATCGTCCGGCTGGCCCGGCGCAACGGCTACCTGGCCAGCACCGCCGACGCGATCGCCATCTTCGAAACGGCGGTGCTGCTGGCCGGGATACGCAACCGACGCCGGCCCACCCCGTACGACTTCGCCGACGCCGCGGTCACCTGCATCGAGAAGGACGTGGTGCCGGGCCGGCGCGACGTCCGCCGGCTGTGCGAGATCATGTTCGGCGGTGACCGGATCGGTCGGGTCGGCTACGACGCACTGCCGCCGCTGGCCCGCGACGTCTACGACCGGCTGGCACCACTCGGGTTGGACCCGAAGCGGCGTACCGTGCAGCGGGCGCTGCTGGATCTGCACGGGCAGCCGGAGCTGCGGCCCTGCTCCGATCTGTTGTGGATGCTGCGGCGGCTGCTGCCGCCGGAGGTGGTCCGCCCGATCATGGGCGAGCGGCGGCTCGGCGAACAGTCCGTCCAGGAGAGCTGGGATGTCGCGATCGGTCGCCACCAGCGGTCGATCATCGAGCTCGGCTACGAGGGTGTGACCATCGAGCAGGTGCTCGAACAGCGGCTGCGCCGGGCGGCCTGGGATCCGCAGGCCACGGCGGCACACGCCCTCGCGGCGGTCGAGGACTCGCTGCTGTTCCTGAGCAACCGGCGGCTGACCGACGAGCTCGGTGCCCGGGCCGTGCAGCTGCTCGCCGCCGAGCGCACCGCCGACGGGGCGCCCGAGGTGCTGCAGCGGATCCGGCAGTTGCTGGCGTACTACCGCACCAGCGGTGAGCCGCAGCTGCCGGCCTGGTGCCAGGACTTCGTCAGTACCGGGTACGCCCACTACTGCACCCTGCTGCCGACCGCGTTCGTCGACGACGAGACCGGGCTGCGGCAGGTGGCGGCGATGCTGGGCTTCCTGATGACCATGGAAAGCGTCGCCATGGCGTTGGGCTGCGACCGGACCCAGCTGGAGCTGGCGGTACGCCAGTCGCATCCGGAGACACCGGCGAAGATCGCGTTGCACTGGGCGGCGCAGTCCCAGCTCGGTCAGCTGCCGCTGGCCGAGTTGCGTGAGCGGTGCTCGGATCTGCTGGCCAGCCCGCTCACCGTCGGGGCGTTCCCGCACTACCTGAGCGGGTTCGTGCAGGCGCTGGAGCCGGTGCCGACGTTGGCGCCGTTCGTGGTGGAGGTGCTGTCGGCGGCGTTCGGCCAGCTGCCCGACCCGGTGCTGCTGCCCTGGCTGCCGACGCTGATCACCACGCTGCGGGAGCAGGCCGGCGAGTTGGTGCCGATCCTGGTCCGGGAGGCCGGCCGTACCTTCCCGGCGACGCTGCCGGCGTTGGACTCCTGGACCCCGCCGTGGGCCGCAGCCGCCCCGACAGGACAGCAGACCGGCATGCAGACCGGCATTCCCGGCGGCGGGACGGCACCGGCGGCGGAGGCCGCCCGGTACGTCATGTCCGGGCCGGCGCCGCAGCTGCTGGCCGAGCATCCGCTGGCCGCCGTGGCGGTGGCGGATCTGCTGGACTGCGCGGCCGGTGCCGCGGCCGACGGGCAGGCGGTAGGGCTGGGTCCGGCCGACGGAGGGTCCGGCAATGCCGGCGGGGATCCGGCGGTGGCCGACCTGCTGGGGCGGTTCCCAGTGAGCGCGGCCGGCATCGCCGCCCACGTCGGGCTGGTCCCCGCCGCCGGTTGAGAGTGGCCCGGGGGTCGCCGGTGCCGGCGGTACGCTGCCGGCACCGGCGAGGGCGGGGCACTCGTACCCCCTCGACATGCTAGGTTTGCCGCGTTGCAGTTGATTTCTTCATGCCGCCTGCCTGATCGCAGCCGGCAGCAGCCGGGCATTGGCAGATTCTGCCGGTCTCTCCGGACGGAGATTGATGAGTGCGGCAGCAGAGGTCCGCACGTCGCGGACCCGTCACCGGCTAGGAGCAGACATGGCAATCGGTACCGTGAAGTGGTTCAACGCTGACAAGGGTTTCGGCTTCATCACCCAGGACAGCGGAGAAGCTGACGTCTTCGCCCACTTCACCGCGATCGCGTCCAGCGGTTTCCGTACCCTCGAAGAGAACCAGCGGGTGGAGTTCGACGTCGAGCAGGGCCAGAAGGGCCTGCAGGCGGCCAACATCCGGGTGATCTGAGGTTGTCCCCGTCCCTTGGGACGCGACCGTCGACGGCGTCGTCCCAGGGCGGGCTGACACCGGATCCGCTGACACCGGATCCCCTGCAACGGCAACTCTTTGACGACGCCGCCGGCACCGACACCGGCGGAGCGGACCAGCTCCGGCTGAC is drawn from Micromonospora sp. Llam0 and contains these coding sequences:
- a CDS encoding VWA domain-containing protein codes for the protein MTDSMINYHENRRQVLYWRLLARLFDGQEQATLERTSMAVVDELGLPAALLDPAVSIDTVVQRFPELADELPGLLVPPAEGESADEQPAAGDSAGESSVQVGGDEVRRAALASKLLLNIFATGSGDVSAGQLAGWQSDAGWYQQACGATPGRRDGVLGTIEADLVRRMRLREVLADPALARQLTPSMSLIEQLLRDKSNLSGVALANAKALIRRFVDEVAEVLKTQVQQTSVGTIDRSVPPKRVFRNLDLNRTIWKNLPNWSPQDERLYVDRLYYKQTAKRTTPARMIVVVDQSGSMVDAMVNCTILASIFAGLPKVDVHLVAYDTRALDLTPWVHDPFEVLLRTQLGGGTDGMAALELARPKIADPRNTVLVWISDFYEWKSQEVFNGLQAVHRSGARLIPVGSVSSGGQQSVNPWFRQRLKDQGTPVLSGHVRKLVVELKNFLT
- a CDS encoding XRE family transcriptional regulator; this encodes MRDEPEEDSRPAWAQRLRSERTARGWSQSDAVRALRAHAAEPLPSDNALLRNLKRWEAGSSEPDVFYKTLIAKTYGTVTAAFFPRQGGAHVEADLLADSGLETLEILSRIRASDVSAAMLDALRIAADRLCCEYPYAPPYQLYVEGKAWLRRLTSLMDRRLTLAQHKEVLSLAGLVALLVGCVEYDLGLRREAESTRKAALALGEEAGDAAVVGWAHEMRAWYALTQGDYRGAIAAADIGAAKAPGQSVAVQLAAQQAKAWARIGDRRQVETALDRGRSLLESLPYPEDTDHHFVVDPSKFDFYAMDCYRLAREDRLAGIYAHEVIRSSTDPDGTERKPMRNAEARLTLGVVSARRGEIEEAVAYGRQALSGDRRSLPSLLMCSRELRQLLQEQVPKHPEALAFLDELRVLSNPAGSR
- a CDS encoding AAA family ATPase — encoded protein: MTAEMLRAPAEIKYAEELDWLESIDDSPKPYSWRLSPKMVRLFILGSERADGLDREIPQKWFGDRSFVERSIVTLASDRGLLLIGDPGTGKSWLAELLAAAICRNSTLVVQGTAGTTEDHIKYSWNVSMVIAKGQSRQSMIPSPIMTAMEQGVIGRFEELTRSTSDVQDALISILSEKYVSIPELDSDNIVFAQPGFSIIATANSRDRGVNDLSSALKRRFNFVRIPVITNKRSEAEIVRFRTTELLRRHQIELEVPPTLLDVLLQSFADLRKAAASATSDDEKLESALSTAEQIGVLEDAILHSQFFGDRTLRAETLASSMVGSLARRSPEDLAILNKFWHGVIEPRSKADGGEWPAFLEGGRQSIATLS
- a CDS encoding DUF4180 domain-containing protein translates to MADEIVELAGVPVLVCTADGPKIAGEQDALDVIGQTFAGAEIVAIPVARLDERFFALRSGLAGGIMQKFVNYRLRLVVVGDITGHTAGSTALRDLVVESNRGRQVWFVDDLDTLAARLS
- a CDS encoding cold-shock protein, whose amino-acid sequence is MAIGTVKWFNADKGFGFITQDSGEADVFAHFTAIASSGFRTLEENQRVEFDVEQGQKGLQAANIRVI
- a CDS encoding DUF5682 family protein gives rise to the protein MSKPVTSRPVTSASVTGASSDSRFGALREQLADAATAFADSPDALTGILAGLVDDVDHALGEELEIFPVCHHSPSSALAMARRLRAKQPKVIYLELCEDMQPLLTELRNCELPVALQAFASDLDGFPAGAGPLSVIAPITEASAEYQAIAYAMETPGVELLLVDRSTDHVFQWQSDDQTDSAAPADGDDEPAQQGQQSGQGQQQGQADGEDDEKALHGDAVGVGIGDLRPGFAELEAYLLHHGKVRHWSEWWDQYVEQPLIGADHDTYRQVMVMIGSLFRRLRPSDAARCDRDEDRERYMWIRMREHLAASGADPADCLYVCGAFHAASRVEQFGVRSTAPFEITARTDTKWRYGLIPSSHSAIEAQFGLAGGTVSIAASTWQKALTGSKIIPYRLAGQQGGRKSSARKPKKPARPTTAGGGGGTAVAGDDRLSGFLAAPSRPGELDEAELRGWSVDIVRLARRNGYLASTADAIAIFETAVLLAGIRNRRRPTPYDFADAAVTCIEKDVVPGRRDVRRLCEIMFGGDRIGRVGYDALPPLARDVYDRLAPLGLDPKRRTVQRALLDLHGQPELRPCSDLLWMLRRLLPPEVVRPIMGERRLGEQSVQESWDVAIGRHQRSIIELGYEGVTIEQVLEQRLRRAAWDPQATAAHALAAVEDSLLFLSNRRLTDELGARAVQLLAAERTADGAPEVLQRIRQLLAYYRTSGEPQLPAWCQDFVSTGYAHYCTLLPTAFVDDETGLRQVAAMLGFLMTMESVAMALGCDRTQLELAVRQSHPETPAKIALHWAAQSQLGQLPLAELRERCSDLLASPLTVGAFPHYLSGFVQALEPVPTLAPFVVEVLSAAFGQLPDPVLLPWLPTLITTLREQAGELVPILVREAGRTFPATLPALDSWTPPWAAAAPTGQQTGMQTGIPGGGTAPAAEAARYVMSGPAPQLLAEHPLAAVAVADLLDCAAGAAADGQAVGLGPADGGSGNAGGDPAVADLLGRFPVSAAGIAAHVGLVPAAG
- a CDS encoding helix-turn-helix domain-containing protein, with product MAKSWLSVEEVAEQLDLHVRTVRSYIRDGRLPAVRIGKQYRIAPADLDAFTGRPAGAAGSAEPADPVVEVSAVVDIDGLTSADADRLSTLLVAGAQGGSRASAAPPLRLQTGYDPARDRLKIVVFGGPDAVAEILSTIDAVTRAGSGMFRTDSGERAGDDG
- a CDS encoding VOC family protein → MSEQWSLTVDCARPRELAVFWCLALGYVPAAPPEGFATWEAWQTHFKVPEDEWDDGAFIEDPDGVQPGVSFLKVPEPKVVKNRMHFDIRVGGGRQEPSEMRWPQVQAVVDKLVAAGGTLLRVDESNGTPDHLTMADPEGNEFDVL